In Mus musculus strain C57BL/6J chromosome 14, GRCm38.p6 C57BL/6J, the following are encoded in one genomic region:
- the Gnl3 gene encoding guanine nucleotide-binding protein-like 3, whose translation MKRPKLKKASKRMTCHKRYKIQKKVREHHRKLRKEAKKRGHKKPRKDPGVPNSAPFKEALLREAELRKQQLEELKQQQKLDRQKEQERKRKLEVSPGDEQSNVETREESDEPKRKKAKAGKQNPKKLHCQELKKVIEASDIVLEVLDARDPLGCRCPQIEEAVIQSGSKKLILVLNKSDLVPKENLENWLNYLNKELPTVVFKASTNLKNRKTFKIKKKKVVPFQSKICCGKEALWKLLGDFQQSCGKDIQVGVIGFPNVGKSSVINSLKQEWICNVGISMGLTRSMQIVPLDKQITIIDSPCLIISPCNSPTALALRSPASIEELRPLEAASAILSQADNEQVVLKYTVPEYKDSLHFFTKLAQRRGLHQKGGSPNVESAAKLVWSEWTGASLGYYCHPPASWNHSLHFNENIAAVMKKGFNLEELEKNNAHSIQVLKGPHLTNRILFRSSGLTNGILDEKDIVEESPRQTEDKQDADDQENGSGERNAEISDVAPVEETRELSPEQSTAGKPSDGSSALDRASQEDETYDFTTDYI comes from the exons ATGAAGAGGCCTA AGTTAAAGAAAGCGAGTAAACGTATGACCTGCCATAAGCgatataaaattcaaaaaaag GTCCGAGAACATCATCGAAAATTAAGGAAGGAAGCTAAAAAACGGGGTCACAAGAAGCCTAGGAAGGACCCAGGTGTTCCAAATAGTGCTCCCTTTAAAGAGGCTCTTCTTCGTGAAGCTGAACTAAGGAAACAGCAG CTTGAAGAACTAAAACAGCAGCAGAAACTTGATAGGcaaaaagagcaagaaaggaaaagaaaacttgaaGTTAGCCCTGGTGATGAGCAGTCTAATGTGGAAACTAGGGAG gaATCTGACgagcccaaaagaaagaaagccaaagcAGGCAAACAGAATCCAAAGAAGTTACATTGCCAGGAACTTAAAAAG GTGATTGAAGCCTCAGACATTGTGTTAGAAGTTTTGGATGCCAGAGATCCTCTTGGTTGCAGGTGTCCTCAGATAGAAGAAGCTGTTATCCAGAGTGGGAGTAAGAAGCTGATACTTGTATTAAATAAGTCTG ATCTAGTACCAAAGGAGAATTTGGAGAACTGGCTAAATTATTTGAATAAAGAATTGCCAACCGTGGTGTTCAAAGcctcaacaaacttaaagaaCAGAAAGACATTCAAG ataaaaaagaagaaagttgttCCATTCCAAAGCAaaatctgctgtggcaaggaagcCCTTTGGAAGCTTCTTGGAGATTTTCAGCAGTCCTGTGGAAAGGATATTCAAGTTGGAGTGATTG GTTTCCCAAATGTGGGGAAAAGCAGTGTCATTAATAGCTTAAAACAAGAATGGATTTGCAATGTTGGGATTTCCATGGGACTTACAAG gagcatGCAGATTGTCCCTTTAGACAAGCAGATCACAATCATAGACAGTCCATGCCTAATTATCTCACCTTGTAACTCCCCCACTGCACTTGCCCTTCGGAGTCCAGCAAGCATTGAGGAACTAAGACCGCTGGAGGCTGCCAGTGCCATTCTGTCTCAGGCTGATAATGAACAG gtggTGTTAAAATATACTGTCCCTGAGTATAAGGATTCTCTGCATTTTTTTACTAAACTTGCTCAAAGAAGAGGTCTGCACCAAAAAGGTGGAAGCCCAAATGTGGAAAGTGCTGCTAAGCTGGTGTGGTCTGAGTGGACAGG TGCCTCATTAGGTTACTATTGCCATCCCCCTGCATCCTGGAATCATTCTCTGCATTTTAATGAGAATATTGCAGCAGTCATGAAGAAGGGCTTTAATCTAGAAGAACTAGAAAAGAATAATGCACACAGCATACAAG TCCTCAAGGGCCCTCATTTAACTAATAGAATCCTTTTTCGGTCTTCGGGCCTGACAAATGGAATACTAGACGAGAAGGACATAGTCGAAGAATCAccaagacagacagaagacaaacAGGATGCTGACGATCAAGAAAATGGTAGTGGTGAAAGAAAT GCAGAGATCTCAGATGTGGCCCCTGTAGAAGAGACCAGGGAGCTGTCACCTGAGCAATCAACAGCAG GTAAGCCATCTGACGGGTCGTCTGCCTTGGATAGAGCGAGTCAAGAGGATGAAACCTATGACTTCACCACAGATTATATATAA